The following are encoded together in the Capsulimonas corticalis genome:
- a CDS encoding ArsR/SmtB family transcription factor, whose translation MLQNHHNTGVNPANRAAIFAALGDETRLALVAKLCVGQPYSISRLTEGSHITRQAVTKHLRVLESAGIVHGVRAGRETLFKFNPEPMVEVKEYLDQVARQWDQALFRLKSFVED comes from the coding sequence CCGCGAACCGCGCCGCCATCTTCGCCGCGCTGGGCGATGAAACGCGTCTGGCGCTGGTGGCGAAGCTCTGTGTCGGTCAGCCCTATTCGATCTCACGACTGACCGAGGGCTCCCATATCACCCGGCAGGCCGTCACCAAGCACCTGCGCGTTCTGGAAAGCGCCGGGATCGTGCATGGCGTTCGGGCGGGCCGGGAGACGCTATTCAAGTTCAATCCGGAGCCAATGGTGGAGGTAAAAGAATATCTCGATCAGGTGGCGCGGCAGTGGGATCAGGCGCTCTTCCGGCTGAAGTCTTTTGTCGAAGACTGA